In [Leptolyngbya] sp. PCC 7376, a genomic segment contains:
- the zds gene encoding 9,9'-di-cis-zeta-carotene desaturase: MRVAIVGAGLAGLSTAIELVDAGHEVEIFEARPFVGGKVGSWVDKDGNHIEMGLHVFFGCYYNLFALMEKVGAGNNLRLKEHTHQFINEGGKLGELDFRFPVGAPFHGLKAFFTSSQLSLIDKAANSLALGTSPIVRGLVDFKGAMKTIRDLDRISFADWFRSHGGNDGSLKKMWNPIAYALGFIDTENISARCMLTIFMFFAAKTEASVLRMLEGSPAEYLHKPIVNYLESKGAKIHTRHRMKDIHYTLDGTPTIDGLVINNGETDETVKADTYVLALDIPGIQRAVPDAWRKWPEFDNIYKLDAVPVATVQLRFDGWVTELNDPEKRAQLEKAEGIDNLLYTHQADFSCFADLALTSPGDFYKEGEGSLMQLVLTPGDPFIKKSNDEIAQHVLEQVHKLFPSSRELNMTWSNVVKLAQSLYREAPGMDPYRPAQDTPISNLFLAGSYTQQDYIDSMEGATISGRQAAEAILAKAGELEKPLVATM, encoded by the coding sequence ATGCGTGTAGCAATCGTCGGAGCAGGACTAGCGGGATTATCCACAGCCATTGAATTGGTTGATGCTGGTCACGAAGTGGAAATTTTTGAGGCTCGTCCCTTTGTCGGCGGCAAAGTCGGTAGCTGGGTAGACAAAGACGGTAACCACATCGAAATGGGTCTACACGTATTTTTTGGATGTTACTATAATCTCTTCGCGCTCATGGAGAAAGTCGGTGCAGGAAATAATCTCCGGCTAAAAGAGCATACCCATCAATTTATTAATGAAGGCGGTAAACTCGGCGAACTAGATTTCCGTTTTCCTGTCGGTGCTCCTTTCCACGGTTTAAAAGCATTTTTTACATCCTCACAATTATCGCTAATTGATAAAGCTGCCAACTCCCTTGCTCTCGGTACTAGTCCCATTGTGCGCGGCTTGGTGGACTTTAAAGGCGCAATGAAAACCATTCGCGACCTTGACCGCATTAGTTTTGCAGATTGGTTCCGCAGCCATGGTGGTAATGATGGCAGCCTCAAGAAAATGTGGAATCCCATCGCCTATGCCCTCGGTTTTATCGATACCGAAAATATTTCTGCACGCTGCATGTTGACCATTTTTATGTTCTTCGCAGCGAAAACTGAAGCCTCTGTATTGCGGATGTTAGAAGGTTCTCCAGCAGAATATTTGCATAAACCCATCGTTAATTATCTTGAAAGCAAGGGCGCGAAAATCCATACTCGACATCGCATGAAGGATATTCACTACACCCTCGATGGCACACCCACAATTGATGGTCTAGTCATTAACAATGGCGAAACAGATGAAACAGTGAAAGCTGATACCTACGTTTTGGCTCTCGATATTCCCGGTATTCAACGCGCTGTCCCCGATGCTTGGCGCAAATGGCCTGAGTTCGACAATATTTATAAGCTTGATGCTGTTCCTGTTGCCACAGTGCAATTACGATTTGATGGCTGGGTTACAGAACTCAACGACCCTGAAAAGCGTGCGCAACTCGAAAAAGCTGAAGGTATCGATAATCTTCTCTATACTCATCAAGCTGACTTCTCCTGTTTTGCAGATTTGGCATTAACCAGTCCTGGTGATTTCTACAAAGAAGGTGAAGGCTCTTTGATGCAGCTTGTGTTGACCCCTGGTGATCCCTTCATCAAGAAGAGTAATGACGAAATTGCCCAACACGTTTTAGAACAAGTCCACAAGTTATTTCCTTCTTCACGCGAACTGAATATGACTTGGTCTAACGTGGTGAAGTTGGCACAATCTCTTTACCGTGAAGCACCGGGTATGGATCCCTATCGTCCAGCACAAGATACTCCCATTTCTAATTTGTTCCTTGCGGGTAGCTACACCCAACAGGATTACATCGATAGTATGGAAGGTGCGACAATTTCTGGTCGTCAAGCCGCAGAAGCAATTTTGGCTAAAGCTGGTGAATTGGAAAAGCCTTTAGTCGCAACGATGTAG
- a CDS encoding CBS domain-containing protein, translating into MQVILCHQTVDFDALGAAVGLACLRVGARVVLTGGAHPGVKRFLALYRGEFPLLEMRSVHPEQLRTIMVVDNQQRQRLGKATNWFEEPQVKQIEIYDHHMDQERDIPATYVEIENVGSTTTLITEKLQARGIELDPYTATVMALGIHVDTGSLTFDQTTVRDAQALTWLMGQGAVVKIIADYVEPSFSPQVQSLFAEAMGSLERETVRGYQVAQVLLRSPTFVPGLSSMAERMMQMTDLDGLLVGHFYHQTESEGKLVIIGRSRIIGTNLNQLFEPYGGGGHDQASALSMRVDTPESTLKTIYEKFTQQIPQAITARDLMTAPVRTILPATSIGEAQRVLFRYGHSGLVVVDDAEKLVGVISRRDLDLALHHGFQHAPVKGYMSRKVRTISPATTLRDIEKLMVNFDVGRLPVVDGDRLVGIVTRTDILRQHHQEQRGDLLLNSQEKTAQPLTAMLAEKLDASLWDLLQSVAIAAQKRGWHLYLVGGGVRDLLLAEKASELLLQDIDLVVDGFHAAADVGAGVELASFIKELYPEAKVAVHGEFQTAAIVWHQDPILGALCMDIATARTEFYPYPAANPEVEASSIRQDLYRRDFTINALCLRLTEPRAGDLLDFFGGLIDLKKHQIRVLHANSFIEDPTRIYRAVRFAVRLNFALESQTEEYIQYAIASGIYERLHHEKPQAPALTTRLRAELKYLLTANYWKPALQLLDSLGALQCIHKNLALTADVWWQVRCVDRWLRHQDSDKTLEHWRMRLESLLINLPTSARLEVGDRLQLPKDSLQRLAEFTQHQENILPKLAVTTNLSGKVFALKGLQLPDIILLAAIAPKKIRHDLWCYLRQWQFMKAPLDGSDLKELGYKPSPQFRIILQDLLQKTLDGEIGDRSSALSYLEQHYPLEPSS; encoded by the coding sequence ATGCAAGTTATTCTTTGTCACCAAACTGTCGATTTTGATGCACTAGGTGCGGCGGTGGGTTTAGCTTGTCTGCGAGTGGGGGCAAGGGTTGTGTTAACTGGTGGTGCTCATCCAGGAGTGAAACGTTTTCTGGCACTCTACCGGGGAGAATTTCCGTTGCTCGAAATGCGGAGTGTACATCCGGAACAACTACGAACAATTATGGTGGTGGACAACCAGCAGCGCCAACGCTTAGGGAAAGCCACAAATTGGTTTGAAGAACCACAGGTCAAGCAAATTGAAATTTATGATCACCATATGGATCAAGAGCGGGATATTCCAGCGACCTATGTGGAAATCGAAAATGTTGGGTCGACAACGACATTAATTACTGAAAAGCTTCAGGCACGAGGGATAGAGCTAGATCCTTATACAGCAACAGTAATGGCACTAGGGATTCATGTCGATACGGGCTCACTCACGTTTGATCAAACGACAGTGCGAGATGCTCAGGCGCTGACTTGGTTGATGGGGCAAGGAGCTGTGGTGAAAATTATTGCGGATTATGTGGAACCCAGTTTTTCACCGCAAGTACAATCGCTATTTGCTGAGGCTATGGGGTCATTAGAGCGAGAAACTGTGCGAGGATATCAGGTCGCTCAGGTATTGTTGCGATCGCCTACTTTTGTGCCGGGTTTATCGAGTATGGCGGAGCGGATGATGCAGATGACCGATTTGGATGGATTATTGGTCGGACATTTTTATCACCAAACTGAATCAGAAGGAAAGCTAGTTATTATTGGGCGATCGCGAATTATAGGGACAAACTTAAATCAATTATTTGAACCCTATGGCGGCGGTGGTCATGATCAAGCATCGGCATTAAGTATGCGGGTCGATACGCCAGAATCAACCCTTAAAACAATCTACGAGAAATTTACTCAACAAATCCCACAGGCTATAACAGCAAGGGATTTGATGACCGCTCCAGTGCGTACAATTTTGCCCGCAACATCTATCGGAGAAGCGCAGCGAGTGTTATTTCGGTATGGGCATTCGGGTTTGGTTGTCGTCGATGATGCGGAGAAATTGGTGGGGGTAATCTCGCGACGAGATTTGGATTTGGCGTTGCATCATGGGTTTCAACACGCGCCAGTGAAAGGCTACATGAGTCGCAAGGTGCGAACCATTTCGCCAGCGACAACGCTACGTGATATCGAAAAACTTATGGTCAATTTCGATGTGGGGCGCTTACCTGTGGTGGATGGCGATCGCCTCGTGGGGATTGTGACGCGCACTGATATTTTGCGGCAACATCATCAGGAACAGCGTGGGGATTTATTGCTGAACTCTCAGGAGAAAACGGCGCAACCTTTAACGGCAATGTTGGCGGAGAAATTGGACGCTTCGCTCTGGGATTTGCTTCAGTCGGTGGCGATCGCCGCCCAAAAACGAGGCTGGCATTTATATCTTGTCGGCGGTGGCGTACGGGATTTGCTGTTGGCAGAAAAAGCATCAGAATTGCTGTTGCAAGATATTGATTTGGTGGTGGATGGCTTCCACGCAGCGGCAGATGTGGGAGCCGGTGTGGAGTTGGCGAGTTTCATTAAAGAACTTTATCCAGAGGCAAAAGTTGCCGTGCATGGCGAGTTTCAAACAGCAGCAATTGTCTGGCATCAGGATCCGATCTTAGGTGCCCTTTGTATGGATATCGCGACGGCACGGACAGAATTTTATCCCTATCCCGCAGCGAATCCTGAGGTGGAAGCTAGTTCAATTCGGCAGGATTTATATCGGCGGGATTTCACGATTAATGCGTTGTGTTTGCGCTTAACGGAACCACGGGCGGGAGATTTATTAGATTTCTTCGGTGGGCTAATAGATCTCAAAAAGCATCAAATTCGGGTGCTCCATGCTAATAGTTTCATTGAAGATCCAACACGGATTTATCGAGCGGTGCGATTTGCGGTACGACTAAACTTTGCCCTCGAATCTCAAACAGAAGAGTATATTCAGTATGCGATCGCCTCGGGGATTTATGAAAGATTGCACCACGAAAAACCCCAAGCTCCTGCTTTAACCACACGACTTCGCGCCGAACTGAAATATTTACTAACGGCAAATTATTGGAAGCCAGCGTTACAATTGCTCGATTCTTTGGGAGCCTTACAATGTATTCACAAAAACTTGGCCTTAACTGCTGATGTGTGGTGGCAAGTGCGTTGTGTCGATCGATGGTTACGGCATCAGGATTCAGATAAAACCCTCGAACATTGGCGGATGCGCTTGGAGAGTTTACTGATTAATTTACCGACTTCTGCACGGCTCGAAGTGGGCGATCGCCTGCAATTGCCAAAAGACAGTCTCCAGCGCCTTGCAGAATTCACTCAACATCAAGAAAACATCTTGCCAAAATTAGCGGTGACTACAAACCTGAGTGGCAAAGTGTTTGCACTAAAAGGGTTACAACTACCAGACATTATCTTGTTAGCGGCGATCGCTCCGAAAAAAATCCGCCATGATTTGTGGTGTTATCTACGGCAATGGCAATTTATGAAAGCGCCTCTCGATGGTTCTGATCTGAAAGAATTAGGCTACAAACCAAGCCCACAGTTTCGGATTATTTTGCAAGATTTACTTCAAAAAACCCTAGATGGCGAAATTGGCGATCGCTCCTCTGCCCTAAGTTATTTAGAACAACATTATCCACTCGAACCCTCATCATAA
- a CDS encoding transposase produces MTGEEESSILPKAYSLDLRQKIVDAYERGGVSQSSLARQFGVAKSFVQKLLDQKRLTGSIAPKKRSQQTPPKLNEEHQTILRQLLTKKNDATLAELCDEMEKRTGLRVANSTMHRTLRRMGYSLKKNILSRP; encoded by the coding sequence TTGACTGGTGAGGAAGAAAGTAGCATCTTGCCGAAAGCCTACTCATTAGACTTAAGACAGAAAATAGTGGATGCCTACGAAAGGGGTGGTGTGAGTCAAAGTAGTCTTGCCCGACAATTTGGAGTGGCGAAAAGTTTTGTACAAAAGCTCCTCGACCAAAAACGACTGACAGGGTCGATTGCTCCGAAAAAACGAAGCCAACAAACACCTCCCAAATTAAACGAAGAGCATCAAACAATATTGCGCCAGTTGCTCACCAAGAAAAACGATGCGACGCTAGCGGAACTATGTGATGAGATGGAGAAACGCACTGGTCTCCGTGTGGCCAATAGCACCATGCATCGCACCTTAAGAAGAATGGGATATAGCCTCAAAAAAAACATTCTATCCAGACCTTAA
- a CDS encoding IS630 family transposase: MQQARYDFWQKMQATLAKNLIFIDESGVNLAMTRLRARSEKGKRAYSPKSSKRGKNVSLIGALGFKGMVANYHLLGSTDGLTFEAFISQKLIPNLWAGACVVMDNCSIHLGESVRTMIEAVGAKLIYLPPYSPDFSPIENCWSKLKSTLKSIGARTYLALDKAIEVAFSKITLDDIRCWFTHCCYCTSLD, encoded by the coding sequence GTGCAACAAGCCAGATATGATTTTTGGCAGAAAATGCAAGCGACTCTAGCGAAAAACTTGATTTTTATCGATGAATCGGGCGTGAACTTAGCCATGACAAGACTGAGGGCACGTTCTGAGAAAGGGAAACGAGCTTATAGTCCGAAATCCAGTAAACGAGGCAAGAATGTTTCTTTGATTGGAGCATTAGGCTTCAAGGGAATGGTCGCTAATTATCATCTGCTGGGGAGTACGGATGGATTAACCTTTGAAGCATTCATCAGCCAGAAGTTAATACCAAACTTATGGGCGGGAGCATGTGTGGTGATGGATAACTGTTCGATTCATTTAGGAGAGTCAGTACGCACAATGATTGAGGCCGTGGGAGCTAAGTTGATTTACCTTCCTCCCTATTCTCCAGATTTTTCACCCATTGAAAATTGCTGGTCAAAGTTGAAAAGTACCTTGAAAAGTATCGGGGCAAGAACTTATCTAGCTCTAGACAAGGCAATTGAGGTAGCTTTTTCCAAGATTACCCTTGATGATATTCGATGCTGGTTTACACATTGCTGCTATTGCACCTCACTCGACTAG
- a CDS encoding ribulose bisphosphate carboxylase small subunit, whose amino-acid sequence MKTLPKEKRYETLSYLPPLSDQQISRQVQWMIDQGFIPGVEFEKDPAPDLHHWTLWKLPLFSATSAQDVLNEVRECRSEYSDCYIRVVGFDNIKQCQTVSFIVYKPNQTRY is encoded by the coding sequence ATGAAGACTTTACCTAAGGAAAAGCGTTACGAAACTCTTTCGTATCTTCCCCCTCTCAGTGACCAGCAGATTTCTCGCCAAGTTCAATGGATGATTGACCAAGGCTTTATTCCTGGTGTTGAGTTTGAAAAGGATCCTGCTCCCGATCTCCACCACTGGACACTTTGGAAGCTTCCTCTTTTCAGCGCAACTAGTGCTCAAGACGTTCTCAATGAAGTACGTGAGTGCCGCAGCGAGTACTCTGATTGCTACATCCGTGTTGTTGGTTTCGACAACATCAAGCAGTGTCAGACTGTAAGCTTCATCGTTTACAAGCCTAACCAGACTCGTTACTAA
- a CDS encoding DnaJ domain-containing protein, producing the protein MTDLEHYRQLLNVTKDSSKVDIKKAYRKLAKQWHPDKFYQDPEKHKVAEEKFKSITLAYEFLINNGAEDNTSTPVSNAGKTTNVKTEKTDPATYYRLGVFLAKRGDLEESLEFLGKAIKLNPDYLEALEYRHQVLSDLGFEHRAVVDRLKIRDLKRSTTKNRASEESSSNSDPRQTSTQNLFKLLKRFACTKTAIQDMAVDRRRRLITIEKNNTVQIFQLGSYQLIEKLSLHTKRVLSLDLHLSHNWILTASDDNTVQIFDLDQNQHITSLKKTFLNRNFSKIKDAYFLSEIHCALLLTEENTVKKWDFKKNKILYEKPNPMKLKSTSISPDRTKLALVDARNTIRIYETATGKLLHSVRTKSRVTAISFSTTGNLLAIATIKNQIEIWDIAQKHQIFQLQDNVGAIVFLAFAQNQESLISFDNNGVIKIWSLKTKQKPMTQATHFTDITSCQLIDKGRTLILGTTKGEIMICRLPSFN; encoded by the coding sequence ATGACTGATTTAGAGCATTATCGTCAGCTATTAAACGTCACCAAAGACTCATCAAAAGTAGATATTAAAAAAGCGTATCGCAAACTAGCAAAGCAATGGCATCCAGATAAGTTTTACCAAGATCCTGAAAAGCATAAAGTAGCGGAAGAAAAGTTCAAAAGTATAACTCTTGCCTATGAATTCTTAATTAACAATGGAGCCGAAGATAATACGTCGACCCCTGTGAGTAATGCAGGCAAAACGACTAATGTCAAAACTGAAAAAACAGATCCTGCGACCTACTATAGGCTAGGAGTTTTTCTAGCCAAAAGAGGTGATCTAGAAGAGTCCCTGGAGTTTTTAGGAAAAGCCATTAAACTTAATCCTGATTATTTAGAAGCATTAGAGTATCGCCACCAAGTCCTATCTGATTTAGGTTTCGAACATCGAGCCGTAGTAGATCGCTTAAAAATCCGCGACTTGAAACGCTCTACTACGAAGAATAGAGCATCTGAGGAATCATCTTCGAACTCAGATCCCCGTCAAACCTCGACCCAGAATCTTTTCAAATTACTCAAACGTTTTGCCTGTACTAAAACTGCAATTCAGGACATGGCCGTAGATCGCCGTCGCCGATTAATTACGATTGAAAAGAATAATACAGTACAAATTTTTCAGTTGGGATCATACCAATTGATTGAAAAGCTGAGCTTACATACGAAAAGAGTATTAAGTCTTGATTTACATCTATCTCACAACTGGATTTTAACAGCTAGCGATGATAATACTGTTCAAATATTTGACCTAGACCAAAATCAACATATCACTTCATTGAAAAAGACTTTCTTGAATCGGAATTTCTCCAAAATAAAAGATGCTTATTTCCTCTCTGAAATACATTGTGCTCTATTACTGACAGAAGAAAACACCGTCAAAAAATGGGACTTCAAAAAGAATAAAATCTTGTATGAGAAACCGAACCCGATGAAGTTGAAATCTACTTCAATCAGTCCAGATCGAACAAAATTAGCTTTAGTGGATGCTCGAAATACTATCCGAATCTATGAAACGGCCACAGGTAAACTTCTTCATTCGGTAAGAACAAAATCTAGGGTGACAGCAATCTCCTTCTCGACAACAGGGAATTTATTGGCGATCGCCACAATTAAAAATCAGATTGAAATTTGGGATATTGCTCAAAAGCATCAAATCTTTCAATTACAAGATAATGTTGGTGCAATTGTTTTCCTTGCCTTTGCCCAAAATCAAGAATCACTCATTAGTTTTGATAACAATGGTGTGATTAAAATTTGGTCGCTTAAGACTAAACAAAAGCCAATGACTCAAGCCACGCACTTTACAGATATTACAAGCTGCCAACTTATCGATAAAGGCAGAACTCTAATATTAGGTACGACAAAAGGAGAAATTATGATATGTCGCTTACCATCCTTCAATTAA